A stretch of DNA from Arthrobacter globiformis:
TCGACAGCTTGAGACGGCCAGTGCAACACCCGTAACATGGGGCGGGCAAGTTGAGAGCATCCTTATGCACTCCTTGCCCGCCCCGACCCTTCGGGTGCAAAGAAGTTACACTCTCGGTCAAAATACCCTGGCACACATCTCCAGTAACCAAGAGTTTCGGAGATTACCCCGAATGACGCGAGGTGCACCCGTTAGCCGATCCCTTAGCGTGCTTCCGAACAGCCTCGAGCATCGACACCTGGCGTCACGCAGACTTGAACCGCGAGGCTACCGACTCACGCGTCCTCGCCACATCAACCTCGCCGGCTGTCTGCTCTATAAGCACTTTGGCTAACCGTTTCGGCCAGAGCACATGAACGCGTATTTGAGTGGTTTGCCCTGCTTGCGGGGCATAAAGACCGGGAATCCTTCTTCTCTGGAACCGGCACTTCCAGTCTGCGACGGCGCATACGCCCCTCGCTTCCGTGCTACCACTGCTCCCGCCACTGTCGGGCGGCAAGCCGCTGTTGAGCTGATCGGGCGCGTGAGTACGTTGTGCCAGTCTGGTGTTGCGCTCAGCGAGCGACTTTCTACCGGCGGTCAAGAGCGCTTGCCGGCCAGCAGGGCGACATTTAGCGCCGTAAAAAGACCGCCATTTACCGCCAACATTCACAGGCTTGAGTGTACGTTCGAGCTGGACAGCGGGCTTAAGTGTTCGTTCGCGCTCGGTGGAGGGTTATCCCCAGCCGGATCCTGCACCCGTCCGGCCGGAGAATCCGCCAAGTCCGTTGCCGTTGTAGAGCCAGAGGGAGCCGTTGGTGTCCACGGCCAGGACGTCCGTTTTGGCGTCGCCGCTGTAATCGCCGCGGCCGGTGATGGCGGTCATCGAGTTCCAGCCGGCGCCCACCTGGACCTTGGCGCCGAAGCCGCCGCGGCCGTTGCCCGGGTAGCGCCACAGGACGCCGGCGGCGTCGCGCGCCAGCAGATCCGCCTTGCCGTCGCCGGTCAGGTCACCGGGGCCTACGACGGCGGTCATGGAGTTCCAGCCGGAGCCGACCTGGGTCCGGGCGAGCCAGCCGCCGCGGCCGTTGCCGGGGTACAGCCAGAGGGCGCCGGTGGTGTCGCGGGCCAGGACGTCGGCTTTGCCGTCGCCGTTGATGTCGCCTGCACCGGCAATGGCGGTGAAGCCGTTCCAGCCCGAGCCAACCTTCACGCGGGCCAGCCAGGCGCCGCTGCCGTTGCCGGGGTACAGCCACAGGGCGCCGGTGGCGTCGCGGGCCAGAACGTCCACGCGCCTGTCGCCGTTGAAGTCGCCGGGGGCAACGAGGGAGGTGAAGCCGTTCCAGCCCGAGCCCACCTGCTTGCGGGCCAGCCAGCCGCCGCGGCCGTTGCCCGGGTAGAGCCACAGGAAGCCGGAGTTCTCCCGGGCCAGGACGTCGGCCTTGCCGTCGCCGTTGAAGTCGCCTGCGGCGAGGACAGTGTTGAAGTGCAGCACAGCGCTTGCCGCGTCCAGCCGGCCGGCGCCGCAGCCCTGCGGGCAGCCGCCGGTCACGGGACGTGCGGTGCGCTTAAGGCGCGCTTCGACGGCGGCCGGCGTCGCCGTCGGACCCATCTGGGCCATGAGCAGCGCAGCTGCACCGGACACATGCGGTGCAGCGAAGGAGGTGCCCTCGGACCAGTAATAGTTTGTGCCAGGAGTCTCTGTTGCCGTTGTATCGCCGTCGTTCTCAGTCGAGAGGATGCCGTTCGTGACGCCGCTGTTTGAATCATCGGGAGAGGTGGGCGTCATGTCGCCGCCGGGCGCGGTGATGTCAACGCCGGGACCGAAGTTGGAGTACGGTGCCAAGGCGCCGGTGCGGCCGCTGGCAGCGACGCTGATGACGTTGCGGCAGTTGGCCGGAGTGGAGTCGGAAGCCTGCGCCATTTCGTTGCCGGCCGCCGCCACGACAATCGATCCCCTGGCCGTCGCGGTGTCGATCGCGTCTTGAAATGTCTGAGGGCAGGCCTCCGTGCCGCCAAGGCTCAGGTTGATGACGCGGGCAGGATTGAGGTTTAGCGGAGCGTCGGTAACCGGCGCGCCGGAAGCCCACAAGATCGCATCGGCGATGTCCGACACCTGTCCACCGCACGGTCCGAGCACGCGGACGGGGAGGATCTTCGCTTGGGGAGCTACGCCGGCGATGCCTATTCCGTTGCCTGTGGCTGCGGCAATGATGCCGGCCACGTGGGTGCCATGCCAGGAGGAGAAAGGTACTCCCGGTGTTCCGTCGCCGCACTGGTTATCGGTGGACCAGTCACCCGGGTCCGTGGCGTTGGCGTCGCGGCCGTCTTGGTCGCCCGATTCAGCTGGGTCAGCGATCATGTCATAGCCGTCCAGCACGTTCTGGTTCAGGTCAACGTGGCTGGTTATGCCGGTATCGATGACCGCCAGCACCTGGCCGGCGCCCTCGGTGACGTCCCAGGCGCGGGTCGCCCCGATGCCGCCCGTATTCAGGGACAAACTCCACTGGTCGTTGAATGCCGGATCATTTGGACTGGCCACTTTGGCCTGCAGTTTAAAGTCCGGCTCCGCATAGGCGACGGCGGGGTCCGCGCGCAGTGAAGCGAGCAGCTTCTCGGCGTCGCCGTCGCCCAGTTCCTTGCTGGTGCGCACCACACGGGCACCGCCGGCGGTGGCGCGCAGGTCCCGGGCGGTGGCGCCGAGCTTGGCGGCCGCGCGGCTGAAGGACTGCGCGCGAAGCGCGGAGCCGGCCCGGGCCGGGTCCTTGAACTTCACGATGAACTGGTCAGTCGGAGGGGTGGCCACCGATGCACGGCGCGGGACGGACGGAAACGATTGGGCTGGCGTCGGGGTTATCGGGTCATCATTGGCCGAGGCGGCGGGCGCGATTGATGCCGAGGCCACCAGCGCTACGATACCTGCGGACATGAAGAAAGCAGAGAAGCCTTTTCGGCGCATAATCGACATCGAGACCATCCTGTGCGGCGCCCCTCAGCCGCTGGTGCCGGGACGCAATTTGTGAGGCGCGGCCCCCGCCGCAATTCAGTAACGAGTCTAACCCTCGGGTGTGACAGGCGCCCCTCTTGGCAACTGAAGATTAAGGCCCAACCGCCACATGGGCGGCAGCTACATAACGATGTCGTCGTCAATGCTCGCGGTCCTTCAGCTCCGCCCGTTGCGGCCACAACTGTTCGTTCGCGCTCGGTGGCGGGTTATCCCCAGCCGGATCCCGCGGCGGTCCGGCCGGAGAATCCGCCCACCCCGTTGCCCTGGTAGAGCCAGAGGGAGCCGTTGGTGTCCACGGCCAGGACGTCGGTCCTGGCGTCGCCGCTGTAGTCGCCGCGGCCGGTGATGGTGGTCATCGAGTTCCAGCCGGAGCCCACCTGGACCTTGGCGCCGAAGCCGCCGCGGCCGTTGCCGGAAAAGCGCCACAGGACGCCGGCGCCGTCCCGGGCCAGAACGTCTGCCTTGCGGTCGCCGTTCAGGTCGCCAGGGCCCACGACGGCGGTCAGGCCGTTCCACCCCGAGCCCGCCTTGGTCCGGGCGAGCCAGCCGCCGCGGCCATTGCCGGGGTAGAGCCAGAGGGCGCCGGTGGTGTCGCGGGCCAGGACGTCCGCTTTCCCGTCGCCGTTGAAGTCGCCGGGGCCCACCAGCGCGGTGAACGCGTTCCAGCCCGAGCCCACCTTCACGCGCGCCAGCCAGCCGCCGCTGCCGTTGCCCGGGTACAGCCACATGGCGCCGGAGGCGTCGCGGGCCAGGACGTCCACACGGCGGTCGCCGTTGAAGTCGCCGGGGGCCACGAGCGAGGTGAAGCCGTTCCAGCCGGACCCCACCTGCCTGCGGGCCAGCCAGCCGCCCCGGCCGTTGCCCGGGTACAGCCACAGGAAACCGGAGTTCTCCCGGGCCAGGACATCGCCCTTGCCGTCACCGTTGAAGTCGCCCCCGGCGAGGACCGTGCTGAAGTGCAGCACGGCGCTTGCCGCGTCCAGCCGGCCGGCGCCGCAGCCCTGCGGGCAGCCGCCGGTCATGGGCCGTGCGGTGCGCTTAAGGCGGACTTCGACGGCGGCTGGTGTCGCCGTCGGGCCCATCTGGGCCATGAGCAGCGCAGCTGCGGCAGACACGTGCGGTGCCGCGGCGGACGTGCCTTCGGCGAAAGCGTAGTCCTCCGTACCAAGGGTCTGGGAACCAAAGTTATGGGTGGAGATAATGCCGTTCGGGATGCCGCTGCGCGGATCATCGGGGGCCGTGGGCGTCATGTCGCCGCCGGGCGCGGTGATGTCGACGCCGGAACCGAAGTTGGAGTAAGGCGCCAAGGCGCCGGTGCGGCCGCTAGCGGCAACGGCTATGACGTTCCGGCAGTTGGCCGGGCTGGACGTGGAGGCCTGTGCCCTCTCGTTGCCGGCTGCCGCGACCACGACCGAACCCCTGGCGGTGGCGGTATCGATGGCGGTCTGGAACGTCTGCGAACAGGCTTCCGTGCCACCGAGGCTCATGTTGATCACGCGCGCGCGGTTCGGGTTGGCCGGCACTCCCGTCACGGGGGCTCCGGAGGCCCAGACGATGGCGTCGGCGATGTCGGACAGCCGTCCGCCGCAGGGACCCAGCACGCGGACGGGCAGGATCTTGGCCTTCGGAGCGATGCCGGCGATGCCTTCGTTGTTGTTGATGGCGGCGGCGATGATGCCGGCCACGTGCGTGCCGTGCCACGATGAAGCTACTTCGGGGGAGCCTGCGGCGCACTGCCCGGCGGTGGACCAGTCGCCCTCGTCCGTGGCATCGGAGTCGCGGCCGCCGCCGTCGCGGGCGTCGCTGGCATCGGCGATCATGTCGTAGCCGGGGAGCATGTTCGCGTCCAGGTCAACGTGGTCCGTCTTGCCGGTGTCGATGACGGCCACCACCTGGCCGGCGCCCTGCGTGACGTCCCAGGCGCGGGTGGCCCGGATGCCGCCGGTTTCCGCTGACAGGTTCCACTGGAAGGGGAAGATCTGGTCGTTCGGGTCCGCGAACTTGGCCTGCAGCTTCACGTCCGGCTCGGCGTAGGCGACGGCGGGATCGGCGCGCAGGGAAGCGAGCATCTTCTCGGCGTCGCCGTCTCCCAGTTCCTTGCTGGTGCGGACCACGCGGGCTCCGCCGGCGGTGGCGCGCAGGTCCTGTGCCGTGGCGCCGAGCTTGGCGGTCGCGCGGCTGAAGGACTGGGCGCGGAGCGCGGTGCCGGCCCGAGCCGGGTCCTTGAACTTCACGATGAACTGGTCAGTGGGCGGGGTGACCACAGACGGCCGGCGCGGGACGGACGGCAGGTGGGGGTCGCCGTCGGCCGCCGACGCGGCAGGCACTATGAGGGCCGATGCCACCAGGCCGGCGATGCCTGCGGACATGATGGCAGCAGAGAAACGAGTTCGGCGCATAATCGACATCGAGACCATCCTGTACGGCGCCCCTCGCTGGTGCCGGGACGCAGTTATAAAGCGCGGCCCCCGCCGCGCTAAGGATTCTTGCCCGGGTTAGCCCAGGCACCATATCTTCTGGCTTGGTACGCGCGGAAACGAGTTTCGTCGTTTATTCGCCAGCTGGCCCTTCCCGCGGAGACCGGAACCGCAGCCATGGAAACTGGTAGCCACGTAGCCAGAGGCTAGGGCGGCATCACGAACGAATATGGGTCTTCCATGGGCAAACGCTAGCGGCGGCACCTTGGGGATACCTTGAACACCTATCCCCCGCGTGGGAGGCCCGGATCCATGGAGCGGCAAAAATGTCGTCCGCTGCTCTGGCTCTGCAGGGCCCGGAGCGGGACGCTTTGAGGTAAGCGGGACGACGAGCATTGGGGCAGTCATGACGCCTACGGACGCACACGGAAACCTTCGGACCGGAACACGTCGGCGCCACCGCGGCAAACAGATTTCATTGCACTCCGCCTTCCTCGTTGTCTTGGCTGCCCTGCTGTTGCTGGCGCCATCCGCCGTCGCCGGCCCGCCGCCTGCATCGGCGGCTGCAGCGCCCGTGGCGGCCGCTACCCCGAAGGTCCTGGCGACCTTTCCCCTGGGCAAGGCTCTGTCGAATGCCGTCGTCAGTCCCGACGGCAGACGCCTTTACGTGACGGACGTCCTGGCCTTCGACTTCCTGACGCATATGTACAGCGGCGGAGTGCATGTGGTGGACACGGCGTCCAGGCGCGTCCTGGCCTCCATCAACGTAGGGAACGGACCGTGCGACATCATCCTCAACCGGGCCGGAACCCTGGCCTACGTCCTGAACTGTATGGGTAACACCATTTCCGTCGTTGATCTCCGCTCGAGGTCCGTGGTCCGGACCCTGGACGTCCCCTCGGGGCCGTCGCAGATGGTTCTGAACGCGGCGGAAACCGTCCTCTACGTGGCCACGAATGGTATGACAGTGGGGCTTGTCATCCTGGATGTGAAAACAGGACGGATCATCGCCAACATTCCGGCGGGCTGGGACCCCGAGACGGTGTCGGTCAACGCGGCGGAAACCACCGCGTACACGGTCAACGTGGCGGACGGGCAGTTGACGGTCATCGACCTCCGGGCCCGGCGGGTGCAGTCCGTCATTGATGTGGGCCAGTTCGCCTATGGCGTGACCGTCAACCCGGCGGGGACGCGAGCCTACATCAACGGCTTCGATTCCGTCATTGTGGTCAATCTTTCCACGCAGAAAGTCGTGGCCCAGATACCTTTGACGGCCATTGTCGCGGGCCGGGTGCACCTGAACCGGGCGGGCACGCTGGGCTTCTCGATTGCCGGGCATGACGGCAAGGCGCCCGCCGGCGGCATCCTCCACGTCATTGACCTGGCTTCGAACACCGTAGTGGGGACCGCACCCGTCTGTTTCCTCGGAAATCCGATGGCCTTTGAACCTTCCGGGCAAAGGGCGTACATCCCCTGCGGTAACACGCTGGGAGGAACGGTCAACTTCGTGCAGATGCCCCAGAAGTAGCCGGCTCGGCCTGCGGTTCGACGAAGGTTGGCGTCTCCTCGGGCTGGTGCGTATCGGCCACGGGGCCGCCTCGGGAGCTCTTGTTCCGCAGCCGCGCCTCGATGGGACGCTCGAAGAAGGTGTAGGCGGCGCCAGCGAGCGGGATGGAGATGGCAATTCCGACGACGGCGAACGCGGCCCGCTGGGCAAGGCCCTCGGGGCCGAGTTCCAGGGCCGTGCGGAGTACGAGTTCGTGGACCAGGTAGAGGGCGAAGGACCATTCGCCCAGTTTGACCATTGCAGGGGAACTGGCGAAGGTGGGGCGGCCTCCGCAGCGGTCACGGTCCGCATAGGCCGCAATCAGCAGGGCGTAGCCGGGAATGCAGAGCGCGCCCGCCAGCGGCCCCGCCGTATGCCAGGGCGCGATGCCGTCGACGATCTCGAGGATAAGGAACGAACCGATGGCCGCGGCCGCTCCGACACCGATGCCGAACCTGGGCTTCCAGCCTTTCCGCATGGCGATGGCCAGGCACACGCCCACGATGAACTCGGCAATCCTGAAGGCGGGGAACGTGTAGAACAGGGCTCCCCAGTCGAAGCCGGGGACGAGCGCGAGCAGGACGGCAATGAGGGACACCGCGGCAACGAAGACCGTGGCGCCGACGCGGAAGAGCTTCCCCGGGTCGAGGCGTGCAAGCCGTAGCGCCAGGAACGGGAACACCGTGTAGAAGAACGCTTCGCAGGAGAGCGACCAGGACACCCCGTTGTAGGCGTAGACCCACTGCTGGTCGCCGAGCCAGCCCTGGACGAGGAGAAGTGAGGCGAGGAGCCTGGGCAGGGACTGGTCACCCTGGGTGGCGAGGGCAAGGACGACGGCGGCCAGCGCAGTGAGCGCGTGCAGCGGCCAGATCCGGGCGAACCGGCGCCAGTAGAACTGGCGTTTGGTCGTGTTTGGGTTCATGGACCAGGCGAGCACGAACCCGGACAGCAGGAAGAAGAAGGTCACGCCGGTCTGTCCCATGGACACGAGCGGGTACATCTCGGGCACCAGCGTCACTGAAGCGTGGTACAGAACCACGAGTATGGCGGCTATGAACCGCAGTCCTGTCAGTGAATCCAGCCGGGCGCGTGAAATTGTTCTTTCTCCCTCGGTGAGACGGCGGTGAGCGGTCCAGTCTACCCATGAAAAAGGGCATTATCACAAAAAGGTAACGGGCCGCTTTGGCCCTGTGGGGCTTCGAGTGGGAGATTTGAGTACGCAGTACGCGAAGCATCAGAACCGAGTCCGGCGGCTGAGGCTGGGTACCCATCTCGTCTCAGTATCGGGAAAGAAAATGTCACTGATGACATGGGGCAGCGCCAAAATCAGCAGTCGCTCCGAAGGTGGACAGGACCACGCTGAGGCCGTACGAAGAAGGCTGACCCTTGCTGGGGGCGCACGGTTCTACTACTGACCCCCAGGAACCCGTCCACGAGCGGCAGCCGCAGGCTCCGGCTTCCATTCCGACTGCCGGTTAAGACCACCCGTTATGGGTTTCGCATCAGCAACTACGACCCGGTCAACC
This window harbors:
- a CDS encoding S8 family serine peptidase, with amino-acid sequence MSAGIVALVASASIAPAASANDDPITPTPAQSFPSVPRRASVATPPTDQFIVKFKDPARAGSALRAQSFSRAAAKLGATARDLRATAGGARVVRTSKELGDGDAEKLLASLRADPAVAYAEPDFKLQAKVASPNDPAFNDQWSLSLNTGGIGATRAWDVTEGAGQVLAVIDTGITSHVDLNQNVLDGYDMIADPAESGDQDGRDANATDPGDWSTDNQCGDGTPGVPFSSWHGTHVAGIIAAATGNGIGIAGVAPQAKILPVRVLGPCGGQVSDIADAILWASGAPVTDAPLNLNPARVINLSLGGTEACPQTFQDAIDTATARGSIVVAAAGNEMAQASDSTPANCRNVISVAASGRTGALAPYSNFGPGVDITAPGGDMTPTSPDDSNSGVTNGILSTENDGDTTATETPGTNYYWSEGTSFAAPHVSGAAALLMAQMGPTATPAAVEARLKRTARPVTGGCPQGCGAGRLDAASAVLHFNTVLAAGDFNGDGKADVLARENSGFLWLYPGNGRGGWLARKQVGSGWNGFTSLVAPGDFNGDRRVDVLARDATGALWLYPGNGSGAWLARVKVGSGWNGFTAIAGAGDINGDGKADVLARDTTGALWLYPGNGRGGWLARTQVGSGWNSMTAVVGPGDLTGDGKADLLARDAAGVLWRYPGNGRGGFGAKVQVGAGWNSMTAITGRGDYSGDAKTDVLAVDTNGSLWLYNGNGLGGFSGRTGAGSGWG
- a CDS encoding S8 family serine peptidase — its product is MSIMRRTRFSAAIMSAGIAGLVASALIVPAASAADGDPHLPSVPRRPSVVTPPTDQFIVKFKDPARAGTALRAQSFSRATAKLGATAQDLRATAGGARVVRTSKELGDGDAEKMLASLRADPAVAYAEPDVKLQAKFADPNDQIFPFQWNLSAETGGIRATRAWDVTQGAGQVVAVIDTGKTDHVDLDANMLPGYDMIADASDARDGGGRDSDATDEGDWSTAGQCAAGSPEVASSWHGTHVAGIIAAAINNNEGIAGIAPKAKILPVRVLGPCGGRLSDIADAIVWASGAPVTGVPANPNRARVINMSLGGTEACSQTFQTAIDTATARGSVVVAAAGNERAQASTSSPANCRNVIAVAASGRTGALAPYSNFGSGVDITAPGGDMTPTAPDDPRSGIPNGIISTHNFGSQTLGTEDYAFAEGTSAAAPHVSAAAALLMAQMGPTATPAAVEVRLKRTARPMTGGCPQGCGAGRLDAASAVLHFSTVLAGGDFNGDGKGDVLARENSGFLWLYPGNGRGGWLARRQVGSGWNGFTSLVAPGDFNGDRRVDVLARDASGAMWLYPGNGSGGWLARVKVGSGWNAFTALVGPGDFNGDGKADVLARDTTGALWLYPGNGRGGWLARTKAGSGWNGLTAVVGPGDLNGDRKADVLARDGAGVLWRFSGNGRGGFGAKVQVGSGWNSMTTITGRGDYSGDARTDVLAVDTNGSLWLYQGNGVGGFSGRTAAGSGWG
- a CDS encoding YncE family protein, encoding MTPTDAHGNLRTGTRRRHRGKQISLHSAFLVVLAALLLLAPSAVAGPPPASAAAAPVAAATPKVLATFPLGKALSNAVVSPDGRRLYVTDVLAFDFLTHMYSGGVHVVDTASRRVLASINVGNGPCDIILNRAGTLAYVLNCMGNTISVVDLRSRSVVRTLDVPSGPSQMVLNAAETVLYVATNGMTVGLVILDVKTGRIIANIPAGWDPETVSVNAAETTAYTVNVADGQLTVIDLRARRVQSVIDVGQFAYGVTVNPAGTRAYINGFDSVIVVNLSTQKVVAQIPLTAIVAGRVHLNRAGTLGFSIAGHDGKAPAGGILHVIDLASNTVVGTAPVCFLGNPMAFEPSGQRAYIPCGNTLGGTVNFVQMPQK
- a CDS encoding acyltransferase family protein, which produces MSRARLDSLTGLRFIAAILVVLYHASVTLVPEMYPLVSMGQTGVTFFFLLSGFVLAWSMNPNTTKRQFYWRRFARIWPLHALTALAAVVLALATQGDQSLPRLLASLLLVQGWLGDQQWVYAYNGVSWSLSCEAFFYTVFPFLALRLARLDPGKLFRVGATVFVAAVSLIAVLLALVPGFDWGALFYTFPAFRIAEFIVGVCLAIAMRKGWKPRFGIGVGAAAAIGSFLILEIVDGIAPWHTAGPLAGALCIPGYALLIAAYADRDRCGGRPTFASSPAMVKLGEWSFALYLVHELVLRTALELGPEGLAQRAAFAVVGIAISIPLAGAAYTFFERPIEARLRNKSSRGGPVADTHQPEETPTFVEPQAEPATSGASARS